The following are encoded in a window of Dysidea avara chromosome 4, odDysAvar1.4, whole genome shotgun sequence genomic DNA:
- the LOC136254041 gene encoding 3-ketoacyl-CoA thiolase, mitochondrial-like, giving the protein MSQAPYAVRNARWGSPLRVDLKMEDTLWSSLTDSYCKLPMALTAEKLADKYGITREDCDRFALASQQRWTNAHKNGYFKEELVPMEVKGKKGKEPFVADEHPREASFEKLQQLKPVFKENGVVTAGNASGICDGAGAVVLANEEAINKHNLTPLARLVDYTVVGVDPSIMGIGPAPAIKQLLEKQGLSLDQIDLVEVNEAFAGQSLSVAKELGLDMEKTNVNGGAIALGHPLAASGSRITAHLVHEMRRRDMKRSIGSACIGGGQGISLLLEKC; this is encoded by the exons ATGGAGGACACGTTGTGGTCATCACTCACAGACTCATACTGTAAACTACCGATGGCATTGACTGCTGAAAAACTTGCTGACAAGTATGGTATCACTCGGGAGGACTGTGACCGCTTTGCGTTAGCCAGTCAACAACGCTGGACAAATG CTCACAAAAATGGCTACTTTAAAGAGGAACTGGTACCAATGGAGGTGAAGGGTAAGAAAGGGAAGGAGCCATTTGTTGCTGATGAACATCCTCGTGAAGCATCGTTTGAGAAACTGCAGCAGCTCAAACCAGTCTTCAAGGAAAATGGTGTAGTGACTGCTGGGAATGCATCA GGTATTTGTGATGGTGCAGGTGCTGTAGTTTTAGCCAATGAGGAGGCAATAAACAAACACAACCTCACCCCATTGGCCAGACTGGTTGATTACACAGTGGTGGGTGTTGACCCTTCAATTATGGGTATTGGTCCTGCTCCTGCGATCAAACAGCTATTGGAGAAACAAGGACTGTCCCTTGACCAAATTGATTTAGTCGAG GTCAATGAAGCTTTTGCTGGTCAATCTTTGTCAGTTGCTAAAGAGTTGGGACTAGACATGGAGAAGACTAATGTCAATGGTGGTGCCATTGCTTTAG GTCATCCTCTTGCTGCAAGTGGGTCACGTATCACAGCCCACTTGGTTCATGAGATGCGTCGAAGGGATATGAAGAGATCTATAGGATCAGCATGTATTGGTGGAGGACAAGGAATATCTCTGTTACTGGAGAAGTGCTAA